The Ignavibacteria bacterium genome segment AAGGAGGAGGAATTTATTTAAGGAATTCAAAGTGCGAAATAGAAAACAGCATTTTTACGGGTAACCAGTCGGACATCTTTGGCGGGGCTGTCCTTGCCTATGTCTCGGACCTGGTATTTATAAACAATACGGTCTATAAAAACAGCACGCAGAACTATGGCGGCGGCCTTGTAATATGGGAACCCGTTAGCTCACTGGTGGAAAACAACATTTTCTACGCGAATTCAGGACGCACAGGAACCCCGGGAATTGCAATTAAGGGGGACGCTTCAAAATCTTTAATAAGGTATAATTATGAAGCTTTCGGCTTAAACGTTCCCCCATCTTTTGTTTCTGAGACCGACCTGCACCTCTCAGAGGATTCCCCATGCATAAATAACGGAGATCCCGGTTCAGTCTATAATGACCTTGATAATTCCAGGAACGATCAGGGTGCCTACGGCGGCCCGCTCGGCAACTGGTAATATAATTTATATCTGGCAGAAACTAAAAACGCAGGCGTCTAAAAAAGATGCCTGCGTTTTTTGGGTTAACTGTTATTTTATTTTGCCTTAAAGGCTACTACAATCGGAACACCCTCAAAGCCGAAATGACGCCTCAGGGTTTTTTCAATGTAGCGCCTGTAGTTGTCGGGAATGTACTTCGGCTCATTTGCAAAAAAGAGGAACGCCGGATAATGGTCGCCTACCTGAGTCACATATTTAATCTTAATTTCCTTTCCCGTCGGCGTCGAGGGCGGCGGGAAATTGTTAATTTCCTCAAGCATTACGTTATTTAGAACGCTGGTTGCAATCTTCTTCTTCCTTTCCTCGTTGACCTTTTTGCACATGTCTATAAGTCCGTAAATCCTCTGCTTTGTAAGAGCCGAAATAAAGGTTATAGGAATGAAATCCATGGAACCCATCCTGGCTTTTATCTGGTCCTGATAATGCTTTGCAGTGTTTGAGTCCTTTTCAAGCAGGTCCCATTTGTTGACCGCAATTATAATTCCCTTTCTCCTCGTTACCGCCTCGTCAATGATCTTCAAATCCTGCCCTTCAAGACCATTCGTGCTGTCGAGCATTACAACTGCAACGTCGCACTCGCTTAAGGCCTTCATGGTTCTTACCATGGAGTAGAATTCTATATTTTCCTTGATCTTGCTTTTCCGTCTTAAGCCTGCCGTGTCAACGAGTATTATCTCTTCACCGTAGTATTTAAGATAAGAGTCAAGGCTGTCGCGCGTTGTGCCGGGGATATTTGTCACTATGCTCCTGTCGTAGCCCAAAAGAGCATTCGTAAGAGAACTCTTCCCTACGTTCGGCTTTCCTACCATGGCTATTCTCAGCCTTGTGTCTTCGCCCTTAATGCTGTTTGAGAAATCTAGCCTTGCAATTATCTCGTCTAAGAGGTCTCCGATTTTTCTTCCTGCCATTGCAGAAATGTCAAACAGGTCGTCAAAGCCGAGGCTGTAGAACTCCCCTGCATTCGGCTCGTCATTCTGTGAATCAACTTTATTTACTATCAGTATGGTTTTCTTATTTGAGCCCCTGAGCATATTGGCTATCACCTGATCCATCGGGGAAAGCCCCTGCCTGGCATCAACAACAAATAAGATCAGGTCTGCCTCGGTTATGGCTATTTCCACCTGCTCGCGTATTGCAGTTTCAAACAAGTCAGGTGAGTTGGGTACATATCCCCCCGTATCGATGAGCCTGAAGATTTTTCCGCTCCAGTCCACCTCGCCATATTTTCTGTCCCTCGTAACACCGCTTACGTCATCAACAATTGCCTCGCTGCTGCCGGTAAGACGGTTATAGAATGTGGATTTACCTACGTTCGGCCTGCCCACTATTACAACAATTGGATCTTTCATTTTTTCCCGGATAAATTACTAAAGTACCATTAAAAACTATATGTTAAATTAACCTGCGGATAAATTTCCGACAGGCCTGTGAGATTAACCTGCTTAAGCTGCATGTTGACTGCAAGGTTCTTATTGTACCTCGAGGCAGTCCACGCGGCATCAAGAGCACTCAGGAAGTGGTTAATTACCATTACAACCACAGCCCGGTCTGCATACTTGTAGAAAGTTTCGTCGGGCAGAATATGCATTTTTGCATAATCCAGCATCTGCTGCGGCAGATTGTTAAAATATTCCGCCGTATTGGGGTCGCTCGCTGCCCAGCCGTGATTGAACTGGTGGTATTTGCCTATAAGCTCGTAATACTGCTGTTCGCCGTAGCCCGGAAGCACGTGCGAAAACGTGGAGAGCTGGCGTTCAACGGCGTTAATCTCTGCAAAGCTTACCCTGTCCTGAGGCTGCTTTGTGGCATCAGGGTCAATTTTTATGTTTGCCACCACGTCCTTGCCCATCTCGGGAGCATACTTGTTAAGCCATTCGGCATAACGCACGGCGCTCCAGTTGGCATTGGCATACCTCTGGAAATCAAGCGTTGCGTCGTCGCCTTTCTTATTGTAGTATACTGACGCCCCTATGGCAGCCGCCTCAACTGCCAGAAATGCTGCAGCCTTCCAGTAGCTTTGAGCATAGGCTTCACCTGAACCCGGAATTATAATTGAAAAAAGACCGGCCAGAAAAGGCGACTTACGTCCCTCCAGTGTAACCGGAGCCGGAGTCAGGGCATTATTGTAGCCCGAAAGAGCAATTCTGGAATCCTCAAGAAGGTTGCCCGAAAATTTTGCGGAATCACTTCGAGTGGCTTTCCAGGAATCGTTTTTTTGTGCAAAGCTGCCGGCTGAAAATACGACAACAAGAAGCAGCATCAAAATGTTTTTCATCATAATCTCCTTTAACGAAGGATTATATAATTTTGTTATAAGCTGAAATCAAACAATATACCGCCATAGAACTGCCATTCCTTTCCGTAACGTACCAGTTCTTCCCTTATTACCCTGTCTGCCCTGTCGAACGAATAAGCCGCCGAGAAAAATATGCTGGTCGGGAACATGTAGAACGACTCCATTTTAATCCTTAGCTCTGCGCCCGCGCCCTTCTTAAAATTATTTAAAGAAGGCATCTTCTCCTCCCAGGCGTTACCAATATCTCCGAAGACCGCCATGAATATCTTATCCAGATAAAGGGGCCCCAGCCTGTAGTCTATATTCTTAAAGAGAGGAAAGCGGTATGTCAGGTTCAGCCATCCAAGGTGCTTTCCGCTGACGGCATAGAATGGATAACTCTTCATTCCAATCAGTCCGCCCAGGTAATAATCGAAGAAGTCAGTTGTATCGGCCATGCGGCTTAAAATGCTTGCTCCCCTGAACTGTGCCGTAAGAGTATGACCTTTCCAGAGCGGGATATGCTCTTTCACGTTGAGCTCCAGGCGGTTAAAATCAAAGTTGTCATAAGCGGATTTAAGTATTCCGTCTTCAACTGTAAAATTATTATGGAGGTTAAACTTGTTCATCTCATAATTGTACTGAAGGTCAATTTCACTTCCCACAGGATTTATATCGCTGTCGATATATGGCAGCAGAAGCTCGTGATGATACTTTATCTGGAAGTTTCTTCCAATAAGATAGGTATCCTTCGTCTTCTGATAAAGCTCGTCTGGCCTGGTCGGGAGTGTAAAGCTTCCGAGAGTGCTGGTATAAGTGCTGTATATAAACCTGAATTCCAGGTCGTTTCCGCGCGCGAATATCCTGTGCTTTGCAGCCAGATCCACCTCAAAAAGGTCGTATGTCACGTCAATCGGTATTCTTGTATTGTCAAATTCATCCAGAATAAGATCCGTATTTGCATCCCTTGAAACGCTGTAAAGCTGAAGCGAAAGTTCAGGCTTAATTCCCATATTGAAAAGAAGCGGCAGCTTGTTCCTGTAGTTCAGCTCCAGAAACAGATCGCGCTCCATCTGGCGGTTAATTGTAGCTCCGCCGAAGAAAGAAAAGCGGTCCAGCATGTCGTTTGAAGTAACATATACCCCGGGCTTAATCTTATCTATCGGGTTATTGGACGACGTATAGTTGTCGTATCTTATTACCGGAAAGAAGGTAACTTTTGTAAAAGATCCCTTGTATGGTTCAGCCTTCGTGTCCGGCAGATAGTTGTCGTCATAATTTGTCAGGCCGTCGATGCCGAAATTGTTTATGTCACCGTTCGACTTATCGGCGCTAAGGGGCTGATTTTCCCGCGGTATATATCTTTTAAGCGGGTCCACCTTCTTCTGCTCCAGTGTATCGAGGAAGAATATCTTATACCCGTTGGAAGTATAGCCCGCGTAGGCAATGTTGCCGCCATTGTCCACAGCCGGCATAAAGGCGCCGCCTGTTACGTTTGTAAGCTGCTCGGTTTTTTTGGTCTTCAGATCCATTGAATAAAGGTTATAGATACCGCTTTCATCACTTGAAAAGTAAAGCTTTCCGTCGCGCCCGAAAACAGGGTTGCGCTCGTCAGCCTTTGCCTGAAGTATGTATTCAAGTCCCGATGCGTCAGCCTTAACCGAAGCAATATCGCGCCCGTTTGCATTTACACAGTCAAAAACGATAAGGCTGTCATTATTAGAGAACCTGGGGTTAAATACCTGCTCACCGTTTTCAAAGAAAGTAAGCCTCTTAAATCCCTGCCCCTTTATGTCAACAAGCCCCAGGTTTGAGGTGCCGTCTTTCTGATAAACAAAAACAATTTTTTTGCCGTCGTGAGAAACATAAGGCTGGTTTGCCCTCAGGCCGTGCGTAAGCCTGGTTTCTTCCTTTTCTGAGAGGTCATAAACATAAAGATCGTGTATATTGGCCCAGTTCGGGTTATCCTCGCTGAGCTTTGAGTACACAATTTTATTCTCTCCTTTTATCCAGCTCATGGTACTTCTTACGTTTGAGGTAACCATCTCCTCTTTGCCTGTCTTCAGGTCGTAGGAGTAAATATTTGAAGGGCTGAAATAGTCGCTTTGCTTGTTTGACAGATAAAGGATTTTTGTGCCGTCTTCAGAGAACAGTGGATAAAAATTCCCAAAGCCCTCGGTTCCAACCTCACGCCCCTTTACAACGTTCTGTTCAACCTCGGCTGTTCTTTTCTTGTAGTCTTTCTTAAGGCTGTCACGCCACTCGTCATAAATTTCGTCACCCGTTTTGCCAAGGACATCCTTAAGGGCTGCGTCAATCGTAAAATTCTTCATGCTTCCCAGAGCATGGCTGATCTTTCTTAACTTATCCTCGCCGTACTTCTGCGCAATGTAGCTCGTAAGGGCAAAGCCTGCGTTATAAACAGATTCATTGCCAAGACTCGTCTTGTCGAAGCCTCCCATCTGGTTCCAGGTCATCATCCCCCCGTCCAGGGCATAGCTGCGCAGAATCATATCCCTGTGCGAATCCCAGTTGTCGTAGTTGAATTCCTTTCTCATGTACTGGGCGGTTCCTTCGGCAAACCAGGCAGGAACATTTATTGTTGCCAGGGGATACGAAGCTATAACGTTAGGAAATCCATAGAGTATATCAGGCCTTCTTTTATCCTCATAGTTCATAAACTGCATATAAACCGCGGGAAGCGTGCGGGATAGCTTCATGGACGACTGGATCTGGACCATGTGCGTAAACTCGTGTGAAATAACGTTTCTAAGCCAGTTATGCGTTCCCCTCAGGTCAAAATCGAGGGCTGAAGACCATATTTCAATTTTATTGTCAAAGAAATATGTAGCGCCGTTTGAATAGTCGTCTATATCTTTAACTACAAAGTGCACGGTTTCGGGCTCATATTGGTACAGGGAGGTAATGGGTCCCCAGACTTCATCTGCAATCTTAAGTATTGCCCTTGCGGTCCTTTCGGTCTCCTCGTGGTAATGGACTTCAACGTGCTTTCCTTTAAGTGTAAGCCAGTTAAGCTCGGGATGGAACTCTGTAAACTGGGCCATTGAAACCCTGCCTAGAAGCAGAACAGAAGCTAAAAGTAATCCAAAAAGTTTTTTCATCTTCAGTACGGTTTATTATAAATAGGAATCACCTGCATGCCGGTACCCCCTTGAAAACTGCACGTTTTCAGAGGAGTTTCCGCTATGCAGGTGAAAAGGCTAAATTATTTTGTCCGGCAAATTTAAGGTTTTTACTGCCGGTAAACAGCAGGATAATTTTTCTCTATTTTTCCGGGGTTTATTTTATAACTGCAATTTTTATCGTATTGTTCTCTGTTTTTCCGCTGTTTCCCGTTGCCTCTATTCTGGCAAAGTAAACACCGCTTTGTACATCTGAGACATTCCATACGGTCTCGTTATCAAGCCCCCCTCTGGCGTTATCCGTCAAATGTGCCACCAGGTCGCCTGCCAGGTCAAATATCCTGATATCGACCTTTGAATCCTCGGAAACAAAGTACCTTATGTTGGTTTCCGTGCCATAGACCGGGTTAGGCCAGTTGTAGGCCCTTTCCTTTGGCATAAATGCCGTCTGGACGTTTGTATACTTAGCCTGCGGGATAAATGAAGCTCCCGCGGGGCTCCCGTTTTCAGAGGCCCAGTAAATGTCTCCTTCCTGAGAGGCAATATAATAGGTAAAAAACGTGTTCCCTGCTGTTACAAGGGCTAAAGACGCCCTTCCTGCATTAAACAGTACGGGGCTTGCCGCAACTGTTTCACCCGAAGAAACAGGGAATCCTTTTACAGCCTTTCCGGTTGTTCCGTTAACTGCAAAAATTCTGCCGTCACGTGTTACGGCTACAACCTCGGTTGCTCCAATTTCATTATTATAGAATACCACCGGGCATCCGCTGAAACCCAGGCCCTGCGGATCCTCAAACGGGAAGTTATCTGCCTCTGCACCCGTCAAACTTAAGGCTTCAAGGCGCTTTCCTGAAACAATTATGTAGTTCTCGCCATTCTGCTTCAGGTCCCCAAGAGCAAAGGATGTAACGGCTGAGTCCCCCGCTTTTGTAAGGTTTACTCTTTTTAGGAATTCACCCTTTGAAACTACGGAAATCTCATTATCTGCCGTAAGGACTACAGTAACATAATTGCCGTTTTTGTCTCTTGTAAGTGCGGTTTTAAGAGCCGGGGCAGTAAACGAATATATATTCAGGCCAGGATCAGTAAGACCGTAGGAGGCGTCTGACATCTTATAAAATGCAGAATAATTGGTCCCGTCGCTAACCAGACTCAGGACTGCTAGGCGCGTCAGAGCCGGTGTATCATCTCTTACCAGGGAGAGTGCCGGTGAGGCTAAAGTCCCCAATGCATAAAAGACCACGCTTCCCTTTTCAGTTCCCACTGCAACAAGGTTCTGTCCCGCTGCGCTTGTGACAATTACCGGTCCGGCAGTGATGTTTTCTGTTAAAGCCTGTTCAGAAGTGGCTTTGGAAGTTCCGCTATTCATATAAACTTTGAGAACGTTTCCAACTGCGCCGGCAACATAGTCCATGCTTTTAACATTCAAAACAGCAGGCTTGAAAGTAGAAAATGAAGGAACAGAATCGGTAATTACTCCGCTAGTGCCCATTTGTAATAAAGTAGCTCCTTCAAGAGCGTAGAAAAAGCCGGTACCTGAGGTGTTAAGCGTGCTGACTTTCCCGCCTATTGGCAACTTTGAATAGGCAAGAGGCTTTATTACTGTGTCCCCGTAGGAAAGGTTAAAAGTCATCTTATTTGATATATTGGAAAAGTCAGCCATTGTAACAAGGCTGTTTGCACCTGTGTTCGTCCTTGCAGGCGGCTGCGTGTCGAATGAGAACCTGTTTTTATATAATGGAGCCGAATTTGATTTATACCAGAAATCGAACTCCGTACCCTCTCCAACTACCTGATCGCCAAAAACTGTGGTAAATTTTTCCCCTATATCCTGAATCCCGTCTGCTTCCTCAACATCCACTCCGCGGTGAAACTTGTCTGTATTGATAGTATTGGAAACGATCTTTTCATTAATAATCTTCTCATCAATATGCCAGATTACAATTCCGTTTCCCGGAACCGCCCAGTCATATTCATCCACGTTAATTACAACGCCTTTGATTGAATCTGCGTTGTCGTAGGAAAATCCCGTGGTATCCTTATCAAAAACTTTTGTCAGTGTATCCTGCCCCACCACATATGTTACAACGGCGCCGTTTTTCCTTGCGTCACGGCTTCTGTTTTCAACAAGGTAGTATTCCGTCGAATTGATGGGCACCTTTAGGAGCGTGGTATCGCCTGAGACTGCGGCCCTTAATGCCGTAAGGCTTAAAGTTCCCCCATTCAGGTTTGCCTCAACAGGCGCAGCCCATCCGAGCCTCATCTTCTCCCATGGGGAAGGCTCCGGCGGGAAAAGCCCGCTGTAAGTAAAAATTGCCTGTCCGTCCATAAGTCCGAAGCGCCCTATTGCGCTTAAACCCGTATTGGTATCAAACAGGTCTGGAAGCCCAAGGTGGCTGCCTATGCTTGAGACAATAAGGCCGTTAATTGATATCTGCAGAAGCTGCTTTGCCCCTGTAATATCCTCTACCTCGCGGTTTTCAGTCTCGGGGATGATCATTGTATTATACTTCCCCTCGCGGTTTAACGGCAGTGCCGAAAGATCGCCGCCTATGGTATTGCGCAGCATATTATCGCTTAAATAAACCGAAGGCAGGTCGCGCTCATTTCCAAGGCTTCCCGGCATGGTAACATCGCGCCCCACTCCGGCATGGAAAATAATGAATGCGTCATACTGCGAGAAATCAACTCCCGGGTTCTGCGATTTTGCAAGCGGCCAGACCTCCTTTGCAAGCGAAGCCAGTGAAGTCATATCCGTAGAATTTACGGCAGGTGAATAGTCGCGCATTCTTTTGGATGCAGTTATAGTGTTTGGCAGAATAGTATAGCTTATGCCAAACTTTCCATCGGAAACACTTCTGAAGTAGTTCTGCAAAAATTTCATGTGGAGTGAAAAGTAGCTCACATTGTGAGGCAGCGGGTCCAAAATAGTGTTGCCGTATTCTTTACTGTAAAGGCTGCCAAATTTGCCGTTTCCAACGGTTGCAGGGTCTTCCGGCTTTTCATCCTGAAACTCGACCAGAACGGCAAGTATCTTCAGTGAGTCCGGAGATTTTTTGCCCCGGAACACGGGGTCCGGAGACATGTTACCCTTTAAATTAAACGTTTGGGCAGTTATACTGCCCAAACATAAAAATGACAACAGAAAGAGGAATATTTTTTTGTGCATTTAGTTAAATCCCGCGGGGTAAACCTTTAGTTTGTGTTGTTGACTGGCCCCAGCCAATTAAAAGAGTAAATCTTAATGTGTCTGAAAGCGGATGATTTTCGCCGCCCTTGAAGACTGAAGTGGTAATATAGCTGAAATCGAACCCGTACATGTCATAACGGATACCGGCGCCCAAAGTCACAAATTTTCTGTTTCCATAGCTCGGGTCTTCATAGAAGTAACCGCCTCTTACGGCAAACTGGTAGTCGCCTGCCTGGCCGTAAACATATTCAAGACCCATCGATGAAACAACGTCTTTTAACTCTTCCTTCAGTGGCTGGTCACCCCATGAGGTAAATATGGCCTTGTAGAACTCGTCTTTGTTGGTCTTCTTGCTAACTAAAAGCTTGCTGAAGTCGAGAGTATAAGTAAGTGAATTAAACTCGTCGTCCAGAATCCTGTATGCAAAACCAAGGCGGAAGTTTGTAGGTATAGGATCTGATTGTGCCTTGTTTATGTAATAGATCTTGGGACCTATGTTGCTGAGGTTAAAACCGAGAGAAAATCTGTTTCCTAAGTCCTCGTCCGTAAAAGGAATTCCCAGATGGCTGGGCCTCCACATACCGCCGATGTCGAAGCTGACAGTTGTAGCCGAGCCTTCACCTAACTGCTCGCCTACTTTAATCTTGCCCGAAAGCCTACTGTGTATAAGCCTGAAGTTAAGCCCAAGTCCCCAGTCGGGAGAAAGTTTTGTGGCATATCCTAAAGTCAAAGCCGCATCAAATGAATGGAACCTTCCTTTTTCCTCAGGGGAATTTTCGTCCGTCTGTATGAACTCGCCGAAGTTCATATATGTAATGCTTGAAGTTATGCTCCCGTCAATTTCAGGAATATACTGGCGGTAAGTCAGGTAATCATAGAAAAGATCAAGCTTAAACTGGGGCAGCCAGTTGCTGTGTGTAATGCTAAGCTCAGTACCGCTCTGGAAAGCAATACCGGCAGGATTCCAGAATATAGCCGCAGAGTTGTCAGCAAGGCCTCCGCCTGATTCACCAATACCACCGGCTCTTGCATCGGGAGCCAGCAGCAGGAACGGTACGGCAGTTTCACCACCCTGTGCAAATGAAACTCTGCTTATACCCAATAATACCGCCAGAAGCAGTATAAGCTTTGATACACCTTTCATCTTATCCTCCAGGAAATAAATTATTTTATTATCTTTTTTCATGTTTTTTCTTCTATTTATTGATACTTGAGCCATTTTTTCATCTTATAACGGCAAGTTTACCGAGGACTTCCTGCCTACCTGCCTCCTGGGCACCCTTTATAATTACCTTGTACAAATATACGCCGTTAGAAAGTAAGTTTCCGTCATTATCACGCCCGTCCCAGTCTATTCTTACAAATTTATCCGTAATCGACATGCCTTCAATCTCCTTTATCATTCTTCCGGCTACGGTGTAGACCTTGATCTTCACGTCCACCGGGTCACTCGTATTCCTCTGGAAAGTAAATGTCGTACTGCTGCTGAAGGGATTAGGATAATTCAGTACGTCACGGATTGCCATATCGCTTCCGCCTACAACTGTAAAATGCTCCTCACTTTCCGAGGAATTGTTGAATATATCCCATGCCCTAACCTGTACTTTATAGTCCCCGCTTTCAAG includes the following:
- a CDS encoding ribosome biogenesis GTPase Der; the protein is MKDPIVVIVGRPNVGKSTFYNRLTGSSEAIVDDVSGVTRDRKYGEVDWSGKIFRLIDTGGYVPNSPDLFETAIREQVEIAITEADLILFVVDARQGLSPMDQVIANMLRGSNKKTILIVNKVDSQNDEPNAGEFYSLGFDDLFDISAMAGRKIGDLLDEIIARLDFSNSIKGEDTRLRIAMVGKPNVGKSSLTNALLGYDRSIVTNIPGTTRDSLDSYLKYYGEEIILVDTAGLRRKSKIKENIEFYSMVRTMKALSECDVAVVMLDSTNGLEGQDLKIIDEAVTRRKGIIIAVNKWDLLEKDSNTAKHYQDQIKARMGSMDFIPITFISALTKQRIYGLIDMCKKVNEERKKKIATSVLNNVMLEEINNFPPPSTPTGKEIKIKYVTQVGDHYPAFLFFANEPKYIPDNYRRYIEKTLRRHFGFEGVPIVVAFKAK
- a CDS encoding biopolymer transporter Tol, whose product is MKKLFGLLLASVLLLGRVSMAQFTEFHPELNWLTLKGKHVEVHYHEETERTARAILKIADEVWGPITSLYQYEPETVHFVVKDIDDYSNGATYFFDNKIEIWSSALDFDLRGTHNWLRNVISHEFTHMVQIQSSMKLSRTLPAVYMQFMNYEDKRRPDILYGFPNVIASYPLATINVPAWFAEGTAQYMRKEFNYDNWDSHRDMILRSYALDGGMMTWNQMGGFDKTSLGNESVYNAGFALTSYIAQKYGEDKLRKISHALGSMKNFTIDAALKDVLGKTGDEIYDEWRDSLKKDYKKRTAEVEQNVVKGREVGTEGFGNFYPLFSEDGTKILYLSNKQSDYFSPSNIYSYDLKTGKEEMVTSNVRSTMSWIKGENKIVYSKLSEDNPNWANIHDLYVYDLSEKEETRLTHGLRANQPYVSHDGKKIVFVYQKDGTSNLGLVDIKGQGFKRLTFFENGEQVFNPRFSNNDSLIVFDCVNANGRDIASVKADASGLEYILQAKADERNPVFGRDGKLYFSSDESGIYNLYSMDLKTKKTEQLTNVTGGAFMPAVDNGGNIAYAGYTSNGYKIFFLDTLEQKKVDPLKRYIPRENQPLSADKSNGDINNFGIDGLTNYDDNYLPDTKAEPYKGSFTKVTFFPVIRYDNYTSSNNPIDKIKPGVYVTSNDMLDRFSFFGGATINRQMERDLFLELNYRNKLPLLFNMGIKPELSLQLYSVSRDANTDLILDEFDNTRIPIDVTYDLFEVDLAAKHRIFARGNDLEFRFIYSTYTSTLGSFTLPTRPDELYQKTKDTYLIGRNFQIKYHHELLLPYIDSDINPVGSEIDLQYNYEMNKFNLHNNFTVEDGILKSAYDNFDFNRLELNVKEHIPLWKGHTLTAQFRGASILSRMADTTDFFDYYLGGLIGMKSYPFYAVSGKHLGWLNLTYRFPLFKNIDYRLGPLYLDKIFMAVFGDIGNAWEEKMPSLNNFKKGAGAELRIKMESFYMFPTSIFFSAAYSFDRADRVIREELVRYGKEWQFYGGILFDFSL
- a CDS encoding T9SS type A sorting domain-containing protein — protein: MSPDPVFRGKKSPDSLKILAVLVEFQDEKPEDPATVGNGKFGSLYSKEYGNTILDPLPHNVSYFSLHMKFLQNYFRSVSDGKFGISYTILPNTITASKRMRDYSPAVNSTDMTSLASLAKEVWPLAKSQNPGVDFSQYDAFIIFHAGVGRDVTMPGSLGNERDLPSVYLSDNMLRNTIGGDLSALPLNREGKYNTMIIPETENREVEDITGAKQLLQISINGLIVSSIGSHLGLPDLFDTNTGLSAIGRFGLMDGQAIFTYSGLFPPEPSPWEKMRLGWAAPVEANLNGGTLSLTALRAAVSGDTTLLKVPINSTEYYLVENRSRDARKNGAVVTYVVGQDTLTKVFDKDTTGFSYDNADSIKGVVINVDEYDWAVPGNGIVIWHIDEKIINEKIVSNTINTDKFHRGVDVEEADGIQDIGEKFTTVFGDQVVGEGTEFDFWYKSNSAPLYKNRFSFDTQPPARTNTGANSLVTMADFSNISNKMTFNLSYGDTVIKPLAYSKLPIGGKVSTLNTSGTGFFYALEGATLLQMGTSGVITDSVPSFSTFKPAVLNVKSMDYVAGAVGNVLKVYMNSGTSKATSEQALTENITAGPVIVTSAAGQNLVAVGTEKGSVVFYALGTLASPALSLVRDDTPALTRLAVLSLVSDGTNYSAFYKMSDASYGLTDPGLNIYSFTAPALKTALTRDKNGNYVTVVLTADNEISVVSKGEFLKRVNLTKAGDSAVTSFALGDLKQNGENYIIVSGKRLEALSLTGAEADNFPFEDPQGLGFSGCPVVFYNNEIGATEVVAVTRDGRIFAVNGTTGKAVKGFPVSSGETVAASPVLFNAGRASLALVTAGNTFFTYYIASQEGDIYWASENGSPAGASFIPQAKYTNVQTAFMPKERAYNWPNPVYGTETNIRYFVSEDSKVDIRIFDLAGDLVAHLTDNARGGLDNETVWNVSDVQSGVYFARIEATGNSGKTENNTIKIAVIK
- the porV gene encoding type IX secretion system outer membrane channel protein PorV is translated as MKGVSKLILLLAVLLGISRVSFAQGGETAVPFLLLAPDARAGGIGESGGGLADNSAAIFWNPAGIAFQSGTELSITHSNWLPQFKLDLFYDYLTYRQYIPEIDGSITSSITYMNFGEFIQTDENSPEEKGRFHSFDAALTLGYATKLSPDWGLGLNFRLIHSRLSGKIKVGEQLGEGSATTVSFDIGGMWRPSHLGIPFTDEDLGNRFSLGFNLSNIGPKIYYINKAQSDPIPTNFRLGFAYRILDDEFNSLTYTLDFSKLLVSKKTNKDEFYKAIFTSWGDQPLKEELKDVVSSMGLEYVYGQAGDYQFAVRGGYFYEDPSYGNRKFVTLGAGIRYDMYGFDFSYITTSVFKGGENHPLSDTLRFTLLIGWGQSTTQTKGLPRGI